A region of Stigmatopora nigra isolate UIUO_SnigA chromosome 6, RoL_Snig_1.1, whole genome shotgun sequence DNA encodes the following proteins:
- the lcorl gene encoding ligand-dependent nuclear receptor corepressor-like protein isoform X3: MAAVPCSKCTAERKGFRRELDSWRYKLIHCVGFESILEGIYGSMLKRDLSFFDDCEPEEVADWSPEIHNSHCSFCNLPLEKPNDQGPATVSPLSSPSEFSPCQAPAISESCKTAHKFLQAVFHKRDVSSCCDANIPRIAQELMKKMIHQFALEYASKCLLHTTSTDIITTRTSSPLSEAPDAPLDLTVSQTLEETEGVSELDGALDLSKKNTASSTSSTSSFDGKASRRQLRQKEYIERSLELSEGLLSKALKDIRSGRLQEQRAALLYGISLRTLRRALEDWSEGSSHQVSQSDPNFREGMTPYNTTLGGEARLVLQKVAAWAERVEIEGDSEENGEPTFPPSSLLFCQPSGLKKTQPYSFPQLRDALQPPPSPTPSPETPTPLRIPQVRSVSTHSRSAPADVHVTTENRRTSPPDGGANLTTTAKPSPFFKLRTPFLAHGCAGSANQSPLRLIQRSSSLDDSEEGADRRDKDKPPRKKRGRYRQYDHDLMEEAIAMVTAGRMSVSKAQGVYGVPHSTLEYKVKERTGTLKNPPKKKIFCSPSSDLSVSGTLSGSTNSGTLASPAAVKMF; this comes from the exons ATGGCGGCCGTGCCGTGCTCCAAGTGCACGGCAGAAAGGAAGGGCTTCCGGCGGGAGCTTGATTCTTGGCGATACAAGCTAATACACTGCGTCG GGTTTGAAAGCATCCTAGAGGGAATATATGGTTCTATGCTTAAAAGAGACCTCAGCTTTTTTGATG ACTGTGAGCCCGAAGAAGTGGCTGACTGGTCTCCAGAAATCCACAATTCTCACTGCTCATTCTGCAATCTTCCTCTGGAGAAACCCAAT GATCAAGGTCCCGCAACTGTGTCGCCCCTCTCCTCCCCCTCTGAATTCTCTCCATGTCAAGCTCCAGCCATTTCTGAGAGCTGCAAGACCGCTCACAAGTTCCTTCAAGCTGTATTCCATAAAAGAG ATGTGTCTTCATGCTGTGATGCTAATATTCCTCGGATTGCCCAGGAGTTGATGAAGAAAATGATACACCAATTCGCTCTGGAGTATGCATCCAAATGCTTACTCCACACCACTTCAACAGACATTATTACCACAAGGACCTCCTCCCCTCTTTCTGAAGCACCAGATGCCCCCTTGGATTTGACTGTAAGCCAAACTCTAGAAGAAACAGAAGGGGTATCTGAACTAG ATGGTGCGCTCGACCTTTCCAAAAAGAACACTGCCAGCTCAACATCATCAACCTCCTCATTTGACGGCAAAGCCTCACG GAGGCAGCTCAGGCAGAAGGAGTACATTGAGAGGAGTTTGGAGCTGTCCGAGGGGCTGCTGTCCAAGGCCTTGAAAGACATTCGCTCAGGAAGGCTGCAAGAGCAGCGTGCTGCATTGCTCTATGGAATTTCACTTCGTACCCTGAGGCGAGCACTGGAAGACTGGTCAGAAGGCAGCTCTCACCAAGTGTCGCAAAGCGACCCAAATTTCAGGGAGGGAATGACACCCTACAACACCACGCTTGGCGGCGAAGCACGTCTCGTCCTGCAGAAGGTCGCGGCGTGGGCCGAGCGGGTGGAAATTGAAGGCGACTCCGAGGAAAATGGAGAGCCCACATTCCCGCCATCCTCTCTTCTCTTTTGTCAGCCAAGTGGTCTCAAGAAGACCCAGCCCTACTCTTTTCCCCAACTCAGGGATGCTCTCCAGCCTCCCCCAAGCCCTACTCCTAGCCCCGAGACCCCCACGCCCCTCCGTATCCCTCAGGTCCGTTCCGTGTCAACTCATAGCCGGTCAGCTCCGGCCGACGTTCACGTGACCACTGAAAACCGCCGTACCTCGCCACCAGACGGTGGCGCCAATTTGACGACTACTGCCAAACCTTCGCCTTTCTTCAAACTCAGAACACCTTTCCTGGCACACGGCTGTGCAGGGAGTGCCAACCAGTCACCTCTTCGCCTGATACAACGCAGCTCCTCATTGGATGATTCGGAGGAGGGTGCGGACCGCCGCGACAAAGACAAGCCACCGAGAAAGAAACGTGGAAGATACCGCCAGTACGACCACGACCTAATGGAGGAAGCCATAGCTATGGTGACCGCCGGCCGCATGAGTGTATCTAAGGCCCAGGGAGTTTACGGGGTACCCCATAGCACACTTGAATACAAAGTAAAAGAGCGCACAGGGACACTGAAAAATCCCCCCAAGAAGAAAATCTTTTGCTCACCCAGTTCTGATTTGTCTGTTTCTGGAACCCTTAGCGGTTCCACTAACTCAGGGACTCTTGCCTCACCTGCTGCTGTAAAGATGTTCTAG